In Sphingobacterium sp. PCS056, the following proteins share a genomic window:
- a CDS encoding sensor histidine kinase, with amino-acid sequence MKVIKVSHFMVENRYRLARHLCLLTGVLILLAFSYWIRDIPSPHKYYNLATVYVSMMMMSYANIYILVPRLFFREHYIGYFFLLFLLVFVFLLSISWLLRQIPSDLAFEKSTDTYRTGFYDALMSLIPIILVTTMIKLFQRWTLDNAEINELKDNSVAIEMDILRNQISPHFLFNMLNGIKATMRTDTQKAESMIFKLSDFLRYQLYENTADKTFFKSELNFLTNLIELEKTRRENFTTSITTDIPQEEINSLLIPPNLFTIFVENAVKHSVSIGLEESYVNIHFEKRDNRLCVTCANSKDPVYSHRINKKPGGIGLANIRRRLELLYGDDCRLQTIADEYTHTVKLSIPL; translated from the coding sequence ATGAAGGTCATAAAAGTAAGCCACTTTATGGTGGAAAACCGATACAGGTTGGCAAGACATCTGTGTCTATTGACAGGCGTTTTGATATTGCTGGCATTTTCCTATTGGATAAGAGATATTCCAAGTCCACATAAATATTATAATCTTGCCACTGTGTACGTAAGTATGATGATGATGAGCTATGCCAATATTTATATACTTGTACCTCGGCTATTTTTTAGGGAACATTATATTGGATATTTCTTCCTGTTGTTTTTATTGGTATTTGTTTTTTTGCTTTCAATCTCCTGGCTGCTTCGGCAAATTCCATCCGACCTAGCTTTCGAAAAGTCAACAGATACTTATCGTACGGGATTTTATGACGCACTGATGTCTTTAATCCCTATTATCCTCGTTACCACGATGATTAAGCTTTTTCAGCGATGGACGTTGGACAATGCGGAAATCAATGAGTTAAAAGATAATTCTGTCGCCATCGAGATGGATATACTCCGAAATCAGATATCGCCGCATTTCCTTTTTAATATGCTCAATGGGATCAAAGCCACGATGCGTACCGACACTCAAAAGGCCGAGAGTATGATCTTCAAATTATCCGATTTTTTACGCTACCAGTTGTACGAAAACACGGCTGATAAAACCTTTTTCAAGTCAGAATTGAATTTTCTTACCAATTTGATCGAACTCGAAAAAACCAGACGTGAAAATTTTACGACCTCCATTACTACAGATATCCCTCAAGAGGAAATCAATAGCCTGTTAATACCGCCCAATTTATTTACTATTTTTGTAGAAAATGCGGTGAAACATAGTGTATCTATCGGGCTGGAAGAGTCCTATGTCAACATTCACTTTGAAAAACGAGACAACAGGCTATGCGTCACTTGTGCCAATTCAAAAGATCCTGTATACAGCCATAGAATAAACAAAAAGCCAGGGGGCATCGGACTAGCGAACATACGCCGGCGGCTGGAACTCCTCTACGGAGATGACTGCCGACTTCAAACCATCGCCGATGAATATACTCATACCGTCAAACTAAGTATACCCTTATGA
- a CDS encoding FAD-dependent oxidoreductase, translating into MSLKNKIIAVIGGGPGGLTLARLLQMKGYKVKVYERDKDQYVRQQGATLDLHEESGLKALIAADLLNEFKKHYRPHADKLRLTDHNAVIHVDDHTSGAPLEKSGASFRPEIDRGPFRDLLIAALEKDTMVWNSKFVSMQPLNNGWNICFDNGSAVYADLVIAADGANSKLRKYLTNIDPIYSGLTIVEGNIYHAATHAPELWKLVKGGKIFALGMEKSIILSAKGDGSLSFYTGTKEREDWVKTSGINFENKQEIYDWFKERFADWGSEWHELFESDDSYFVPRPQYHFPPEQQWESLSNLTMLGDAAHRMPPYAGEGVNMAMLDALELVEQLTAPDVSAIKTAISKYERAMCQRAAEITEVTLQSMENMHAKDGLKFLVDMFRLTH; encoded by the coding sequence ATGTCATTGAAAAATAAAATAATAGCCGTTATTGGAGGTGGTCCTGGAGGACTGACCCTTGCCAGATTGTTACAGATGAAGGGGTATAAGGTAAAAGTGTATGAAAGGGATAAAGACCAATATGTACGTCAGCAAGGTGCCACCTTGGACTTACATGAAGAATCGGGACTGAAGGCCTTGATTGCCGCTGATTTGTTAAATGAATTTAAAAAACACTATCGTCCCCATGCCGATAAACTGCGTTTAACCGACCACAATGCGGTGATACATGTTGACGATCATACGAGTGGAGCTCCGCTAGAGAAAAGCGGTGCTTCTTTCCGACCAGAAATTGACAGGGGACCATTCCGCGATCTGCTTATTGCTGCTCTTGAAAAAGATACCATGGTCTGGAATTCGAAATTTGTATCGATGCAGCCCCTCAATAATGGGTGGAATATCTGCTTCGATAATGGCAGTGCAGTGTACGCTGATCTGGTCATTGCTGCAGATGGCGCAAATTCAAAACTTAGAAAATACCTCACCAATATTGATCCAATTTATTCAGGCTTAACCATTGTAGAGGGAAATATTTACCATGCAGCAACCCATGCGCCGGAACTCTGGAAACTGGTTAAAGGAGGAAAAATATTTGCGCTGGGAATGGAAAAAAGCATTATTCTAAGTGCAAAAGGCGATGGATCACTATCCTTTTACACCGGAACTAAGGAAAGAGAAGACTGGGTAAAAACTTCGGGTATCAACTTTGAAAACAAGCAGGAAATATACGATTGGTTTAAAGAGCGTTTTGCCGATTGGGGGAGTGAATGGCATGAACTATTTGAAAGTGATGACAGTTATTTTGTCCCACGTCCGCAATATCACTTTCCTCCCGAGCAGCAATGGGAAAGTTTGTCGAACCTAACGATGTTGGGTGATGCAGCACATCGTATGCCTCCCTACGCTGGTGAAGGGGTAAATATGGCTATGTTGGATGCACTGGAACTCGTAGAACAACTTACAGCACCAGATGTCAGCGCTATCAAAACGGCTATTTCAAAATATGAAAGGGCAATGTGCCAGCGTGCTGCCGAAATCACTGAGGTGACGTTGCAATCTATGGAAAATATGCACGCTAAAGATGGCCTGAAATTTTTGGTAGATATGTTTCGCCTGACCCACTGA
- a CDS encoding helix-turn-helix domain-containing protein, with protein sequence MKIEIKSKDGLGMLAAFAQKVGSTIENGRVEVPEEVGGGFIQGYSFDERLRMMILNYQLHQDFAISRSNQPTHMLLFNFQHIINSPLSQAGAKFQPSVQITTQGLNVELFIPKNTIQNSISLSIDASYLRELIGVRIDHPLVNTILENKHPLLFEELVCIPLLEVVDDIVTSKVPILLQDFYYKLKAQELICQLLISLVSRDEKKVHALNIADIKMLYQVKERLLDNLAEAPSIAELSKFSGMSETKLKRLFHQVFGKSIFQYFQNFRMQEAARLLREKRLSVSEVGYQLGFSNLGHFTKVFEAVIGVKPKKYSKLGHEVI encoded by the coding sequence ATGAAAATTGAAATTAAATCAAAAGATGGATTAGGAATGCTCGCCGCTTTTGCCCAAAAAGTAGGTAGCACCATCGAAAATGGAAGGGTAGAAGTGCCCGAAGAGGTTGGAGGAGGCTTTATACAGGGCTATAGTTTTGATGAGCGATTGCGGATGATGATATTGAACTATCAGCTCCATCAAGACTTTGCTATTAGCCGGAGCAATCAGCCGACTCATATGCTCCTATTTAACTTTCAACATATCATCAATTCCCCTCTATCGCAAGCAGGAGCCAAATTCCAACCTTCGGTTCAAATTACGACCCAAGGATTAAATGTGGAACTTTTCATCCCAAAAAATACCATTCAAAATTCGATCTCATTGAGTATTGATGCCAGCTACCTACGAGAATTGATAGGAGTGCGCATAGATCATCCTTTAGTAAACACCATTTTGGAAAATAAGCATCCCTTATTGTTTGAGGAGTTGGTATGTATTCCGCTGCTGGAGGTTGTCGATGATATCGTGACCAGTAAGGTGCCGATACTGCTTCAGGATTTTTACTATAAGCTAAAAGCGCAGGAACTCATTTGTCAATTACTGATTTCGCTTGTCAGCAGGGATGAGAAAAAAGTGCACGCTTTGAATATTGCCGATATCAAGATGTTGTATCAAGTTAAAGAACGTTTACTCGATAACCTTGCAGAAGCGCCTTCCATTGCCGAACTATCAAAATTTAGCGGTATGAGCGAAACTAAATTAAAAAGATTATTTCACCAGGTATTCGGTAAGAGCATCTTTCAGTATTTCCAAAATTTCAGAATGCAGGAAGCTGCCCGCTTGCTGAGAGAAAAACGGCTGTCTGTTTCGGAAGTGGGATATCAGCTTGGTTTTTCCAATTTGGGTCATTTCACTAAAGTTTTTGAAGCGGTAATTGGAGTTAAGCCCAAAAAGTATAGTAAGTTAGGTCATGAAGTTATTTGA
- a CDS encoding cold-shock protein has protein sequence MQQGTVKFFNVTKGFGFITPANGGQDVFVHSTGLMDDIRENESVTYEVENGQKGVNAFNVRVAR, from the coding sequence ATGCAACAAGGAACAGTAAAATTCTTCAACGTTACCAAAGGTTTCGGTTTTATTACACCAGCAAACGGTGGTCAGGACGTATTTGTACATTCAACAGGTTTGATGGATGACATTCGCGAAAACGAAAGTGTTACTTACGAAGTAGAAAACGGTCAAAAAGGTGTTAACGCATTCAATGTGCGCGTAGCAAGATAA
- a CDS encoding GNAT family N-acetyltransferase, translating to MTGDQNFKIEVCTPENAQRIVDGINEYNFLKVPALSENWKPLEFIVKNEHGLEIAGVLGGIDCYLGLEINILWVKEEYRTKGLGSTLLKHMETVAIENGATIAVLDTFDFQAEEFYLKNGYKIIGEIKDYPKNYRRIYLTKKLI from the coding sequence ATGACTGGTGATCAGAATTTTAAAATAGAAGTATGTACTCCGGAAAATGCCCAAAGAATTGTAGATGGAATTAATGAATATAATTTTTTAAAGGTGCCTGCCCTATCGGAAAATTGGAAACCGCTTGAATTTATTGTAAAAAATGAGCATGGATTAGAAATTGCCGGAGTATTGGGCGGAATAGATTGTTACTTGGGTCTAGAAATAAATATCCTTTGGGTAAAAGAAGAATATAGAACAAAAGGATTAGGTTCCACATTATTAAAACATATGGAAACAGTCGCAATAGAAAATGGCGCCACCATTGCAGTCTTGGACACATTCGACTTCCAAGCCGAAGAATTTTATCTAAAAAATGGCTATAAAATCATCGGTGAAATAAAAGACTATCCTAAAAACTATAGACGTATTTACTTAACAAAAAAATTGATTTGA
- a CDS encoding cupin domain-containing protein: protein MKNLLLTIGLITALISSNVLAQQSPIKRTDLQRHNLGVLGYETIQARIDLEPGAAVAMHSHPGEEVIYVLEGIFEYQLEGEKPVVLKAGEVLFVPAGKNHSAKNIGKFRASELATYIVKKDKPLLVFKK from the coding sequence ATGAAAAATTTACTTTTAACAATCGGACTGATTACAGCATTAATATCCAGTAACGTACTGGCGCAACAATCGCCAATCAAGCGTACAGATCTACAGCGACATAATCTTGGGGTTTTGGGATATGAAACCATTCAGGCCAGAATCGACCTAGAACCTGGTGCAGCTGTCGCCATGCATTCGCATCCCGGAGAAGAGGTGATTTATGTGCTTGAAGGGATATTTGAATATCAGTTGGAAGGGGAGAAGCCCGTTGTCCTGAAAGCAGGTGAAGTCCTCTTTGTGCCGGCAGGAAAAAATCACTCTGCGAAGAATATCGGTAAATTCAGGGCTTCCGAACTTGCTACATACATCGTCAAAAAGGACAAGCCGCTGCTTGTATTCAAAAAATAA
- a CDS encoding helix-turn-helix domain-containing protein, producing the protein MIKEFSFKKFGNLEFSKTSVQSDSLTKITEHIKVLFIPKNATIQVDFQEIAMKTDTLLFINPHVILKPCETIGGQLIHFNKDFYCVEIHDHEVACDGILYNNVFEIPFISLNEEQSAEIQKIIGDIQAELKNEDSGTEEMLRTLLKLIILKSTRIWKQQHQLAENIQQGDVQFLRKFSKLVEQHFKKLHTVADYADLLCITPKNLSKKISLVSKETPNDIIKKRIILESKRLLAHTIMNVKEIAYTLNYEDDAYFVRFFTKHAGISPTNFRKQF; encoded by the coding sequence ATGATCAAGGAATTTTCATTCAAAAAATTTGGCAACTTAGAATTCAGTAAAACCTCCGTCCAAAGCGATTCCCTCACTAAAATCACCGAACATATTAAAGTTCTGTTTATTCCTAAAAATGCGACCATTCAAGTAGATTTTCAGGAGATAGCAATGAAAACAGACACCTTACTGTTCATTAATCCCCATGTTATTTTAAAACCTTGTGAAACCATTGGTGGGCAATTAATTCATTTTAACAAGGACTTTTATTGCGTAGAAATTCATGATCATGAAGTTGCCTGTGATGGTATTCTTTATAATAATGTGTTTGAAATTCCATTTATAAGTCTGAATGAAGAACAGTCTGCTGAGATCCAAAAAATAATCGGCGATATTCAGGCTGAATTGAAAAATGAAGATTCGGGTACGGAAGAAATGTTGAGGACATTGTTGAAACTGATTATTCTAAAATCTACACGTATCTGGAAGCAACAGCATCAATTAGCTGAGAATATACAGCAGGGCGATGTCCAATTCTTGCGTAAATTCAGTAAATTGGTTGAACAACATTTCAAGAAACTTCATACCGTCGCCGACTATGCGGATCTGCTTTGTATTACGCCAAAAAATTTAAGTAAAAAAATTAGCTTAGTAAGTAAAGAAACTCCAAATGATATTATAAAAAAACGTATAATTCTAGAAAGTAAGCGCCTTTTAGCACATACCATAATGAATGTGAAAGAAATTGCTTACACATTGAATTATGAAGACGACGCCTATTTTGTCCGTTTTTTTACAAAACATGCAGGTATTTCACCAACAAACTTTAGGAAACAGTTTTAA
- a CDS encoding alpha/beta fold hydrolase → MNKFTVKDGTEIYFKDLGVGQPIFFHHGWPLSSDDWDAQIMFFLEKGFRVISHDRRGHGRSAQTYQGNDMDTYASDVAELVDFLELKNTIHVGHSTGGGEAIRYAAQYGKDRVSKVVLISAITPYMIADVNNPEGVPLAVFDDIRYNTRHNRQQFYHDLTVPFYGYNRGGAVIKKGIQDNWWRQGMMGGIKAQYDCIKVFSETDFTEDLKGVEIPVLVLHGDDDQIVPYATTAVKAAELLKNSKLIIYPGFSHGMPTINADVINEDILSFIRG, encoded by the coding sequence ATGAACAAGTTTACAGTAAAAGACGGAACAGAAATTTATTTCAAGGATTTGGGGGTAGGCCAACCGATATTTTTTCACCATGGATGGCCATTGTCATCAGATGATTGGGATGCTCAGATTATGTTCTTCCTAGAGAAAGGATTTAGAGTGATCTCCCATGATAGAAGAGGTCATGGAAGATCTGCTCAAACGTATCAGGGTAATGACATGGATACTTATGCTTCCGACGTAGCAGAATTAGTAGATTTTCTGGAGCTGAAGAATACCATCCATGTGGGCCATTCAACAGGTGGAGGTGAAGCGATAAGATATGCTGCTCAATATGGAAAGGATCGGGTATCAAAAGTTGTTTTAATAAGTGCAATTACGCCTTATATGATTGCTGATGTCAATAATCCAGAAGGAGTTCCGCTCGCAGTTTTTGATGATATCCGCTATAATACGCGTCATAATAGACAGCAATTTTATCATGATCTTACAGTACCTTTTTACGGTTACAACAGAGGAGGTGCTGTCATTAAAAAAGGTATTCAGGACAACTGGTGGAGACAGGGAATGATGGGTGGTATCAAAGCACAATATGATTGTATCAAAGTCTTTTCGGAGACCGATTTCACTGAAGATCTCAAAGGTGTTGAAATACCCGTTTTGGTTCTTCATGGAGATGATGATCAAATTGTACCCTATGCAACCACTGCCGTTAAAGCTGCAGAACTTTTAAAAAACAGCAAACTGATCATTTATCCCGGATTCTCTCATGGTATGCCCACCATTAATGCTGATGTAATCAATGAGGATATTTTATCATTTATAAGAGGGTAA
- a CDS encoding alpha/beta fold hydrolase: protein MKNLTLAIVLFTTLISNAIFAQIKRPPASFGREEYIEVERNVKLHVTDLGEGEPIVLIHGWPLSDAMYEYQYTDFIQKGYRVIGITLRGFGLSDKPGGKYNYDVFADDIKVVLDKLNVKNATIGGFSMGGATVIHYVAKYNAAHVSKMALFGAAAPIWTKRADFNYGLWTKEDVNGLINLNNTNRPELFATFGKIFPANETSVSEGHGAWLGLIQAQASPYAMAEGLKTLRDSDLRDDLKKITIPALILHGKLDKICSYELAEQMNALLKNSTLVPFEKSGHALFIEELDKFNGELLKFIKK, encoded by the coding sequence ATGAAAAATTTAACTTTAGCAATCGTATTATTTACAACACTGATTTCAAATGCCATTTTTGCACAAATTAAAAGACCACCGGCATCTTTTGGAAGAGAGGAATATATTGAAGTAGAGAGGAATGTGAAGCTTCATGTAACCGATCTTGGTGAGGGAGAGCCTATCGTTTTAATTCATGGATGGCCATTGAGTGACGCCATGTACGAATATCAGTATACCGATTTCATTCAAAAAGGGTATCGGGTGATTGGTATCACTTTAAGAGGATTCGGATTATCTGATAAACCGGGCGGGAAATATAATTATGATGTATTTGCCGATGATATCAAGGTTGTTTTAGACAAGTTGAATGTTAAAAATGCTACAATTGGTGGATTTTCCATGGGTGGTGCTACAGTGATTCACTATGTCGCCAAATACAATGCAGCCCACGTTTCCAAAATGGCATTATTTGGGGCCGCAGCACCGATCTGGACAAAACGAGCAGACTTTAATTATGGTCTATGGACTAAGGAAGATGTTAATGGATTGATCAATTTGAACAATACTAACCGTCCTGAACTATTTGCCACTTTCGGTAAGATTTTTCCAGCCAATGAAACTAGTGTATCCGAAGGTCACGGCGCTTGGTTGGGACTCATCCAGGCTCAAGCATCACCTTATGCAATGGCTGAAGGATTGAAAACTTTGAGAGATAGTGATTTACGTGATGATCTGAAGAAAATAACAATTCCTGCTTTAATCTTGCATGGTAAGTTAGATAAAATCTGTTCTTATGAACTTGCAGAACAAATGAATGCCTTACTAAAAAACTCAACTTTAGTTCCTTTCGAAAAAAGTGGTCATGCACTGTTTATTGAAGAGCTCGATAAATTTAATGGCGAATTATTAAAGTTCATCAAAAAATAG
- a CDS encoding Rpn family recombination-promoting nuclease/putative transposase, producing MKNHVQPVFIDPTTDEGFKRLFGDKINLINFLNIIFRGRKTITDLTYRDTERIGATEEIGKVIFDLVVQISTGEEIIIEMQTSSQTNLKQRMLYYASKVISDTAPKGNRNAWGYAIPEVYTIVLMDGFHMPGGDRSTYFHDTCLCNRDSGKIFYEGLGFIYLEIINFVKSEAEVEDELDKVFYMLKNMSTLKTFPRIMKSAVFQRFFQLASYAKLTKEERTMYDISLKRKWDAEAVRMYQEGLENQLEGLENQLQEAKKAVVIAKAEGERKKAIETALEFKKMGLPIADIAKGTGLSIDEIEKLK from the coding sequence ATGAAAAATCACGTTCAACCCGTTTTTATTGATCCGACTACCGATGAGGGCTTCAAACGGTTATTCGGAGACAAGATCAACCTAATTAATTTTCTCAATATTATCTTTCGTGGTCGAAAGACCATCACAGACCTTACTTATCGGGATACCGAGCGTATTGGTGCAACCGAAGAGATCGGCAAAGTTATCTTTGATTTGGTAGTCCAGATCAGTACAGGAGAAGAGATCATCATCGAGATGCAGACCAGCAGTCAGACTAATCTAAAGCAACGCATGCTCTATTATGCTAGCAAGGTTATTTCAGACACAGCACCCAAAGGAAACCGCAACGCCTGGGGTTATGCCATTCCCGAGGTTTACACCATTGTCCTGATGGATGGTTTTCATATGCCAGGAGGTGATCGGAGTACATATTTTCATGATACTTGCCTGTGTAATAGAGATTCAGGGAAAATTTTTTACGAGGGTTTGGGGTTTATCTATTTAGAAATTATTAACTTTGTTAAAAGCGAAGCTGAGGTTGAAGACGAACTGGATAAAGTATTTTATATGCTTAAGAATATGTCTACGTTAAAGACCTTCCCACGGATCATGAAATCGGCTGTATTTCAACGCTTCTTTCAGTTGGCCAGCTACGCAAAATTGACAAAGGAGGAACGAACTATGTATGATATTAGTTTAAAACGTAAATGGGATGCCGAAGCAGTGCGCATGTACCAAGAAGGACTAGAAAATCAATTGGAAGGACTAGAAAATCAATTGCAAGAAGCTAAAAAAGCTGTTGTAATTGCTAAAGCCGAAGGCGAGCGCAAAAAAGCCATTGAGACTGCATTAGAGTTCAAGAAAATGGGTTTACCTATTGCAGATATTGCAAAAGGTACTGGTCTTAGTATTGACGAAATCGAAAAGCTGAAATAA
- a CDS encoding PDDEXK nuclease domain-containing protein has translation MIGNTKLSTVLREFNFGITHAFKDSYIFDFLKLPESYNESDLQRGLIHQMKNFILELGKEFLFIAEEYKVQVGNSDFYVDLLFYHRGLQCLVAFELKADKFKPEHLGQLNFYLEALDRDVKKANENPNIGVLLCKDKDSEVVEWGATDTLIPF, from the coding sequence ATGATCGGAAATACAAAACTCTCAACAGTGTTGAGAGAATTTAATTTTGGTATAACACATGCATTTAAAGATAGTTATATTTTTGATTTTCTGAAACTTCCAGAGTCATATAACGAAAGTGATCTACAAAGAGGCTTAATTCATCAAATGAAAAATTTCATTTTAGAACTAGGAAAAGAATTTTTGTTTATTGCCGAAGAATATAAAGTACAAGTTGGGAATAGTGATTTTTATGTTGATTTATTATTTTATCATCGAGGATTACAATGTCTGGTCGCTTTTGAGTTGAAAGCCGACAAGTTTAAACCCGAACATTTAGGGCAATTGAATTTCTATCTCGAAGCTCTAGACCGTGATGTAAAAAAAGCTAATGAAAACCCTAATATTGGCGTTTTACTGTGTAAAGACAAAGATAGCGAGGTGGTAGAATGGGGAGCCACTGATACCCTAATTCCGTTTTAA
- a CDS encoding type II toxin-antitoxin system HicA family toxin: protein MKSSEFHKILRKSGWNHIRTSGCHYIYEKEGKTYPVPYHGSKEIGEGLRKKIMKDLGLK from the coding sequence ATGAAATCAAGTGAATTCCACAAGATTTTGCGAAAAAGTGGCTGGAACCATATCCGCACGAGTGGATGTCACTACATTTATGAGAAGGAGGGTAAAACATACCCAGTTCCCTATCATGGAAGTAAAGAAATTGGAGAAGGTCTTCGCAAGAAAATCATGAAGGATCTGGGGCTTAAATAA
- a CDS encoding type II toxin-antitoxin system HicB family antitoxin, whose translation MKTLKIVIERSEDLFSAYAENAEGIYGGGYTVEEAKQTILDAIKIITEEFTSENIPSILKGKYNIVYHFDAESFLTYYKGIFTNAALEKITGINQRQLQHYSSGLKKPRQPQLKKIEDGLHRLAAELQAVELV comes from the coding sequence ATGAAAACCTTAAAAATTGTTATTGAACGTAGTGAAGATCTGTTTAGTGCATATGCAGAGAATGCAGAAGGCATCTATGGCGGAGGGTATACTGTCGAAGAGGCAAAACAAACCATTTTAGATGCTATTAAAATCATAACTGAAGAGTTTACTTCAGAGAATATACCTTCCATTCTAAAAGGCAAGTACAATATTGTGTATCACTTCGATGCAGAGAGTTTTCTCACCTATTACAAGGGGATCTTTACCAATGCTGCTTTAGAGAAGATTACAGGCATTAATCAGCGTCAGCTGCAACATTACTCCTCTGGCTTAAAAAAGCCTCGACAGCCGCAGCTTAAGAAGATTGAGGATGGGTTACATCGTCTTGCAGCGGAACTACAAGCGGTGGAGTTGGTGTAG
- a CDS encoding ATP-binding protein, with the protein MSGWNSKKTFILEEIGERISAISNASSIHGKQYGYLVYGVKDKSHEVVGTSFNPLEELVGKEELEHWIVQRLSPRIDFRIFVFEYEGKNLVVFCIPATQHQPVRFMHNSYIRIGSYTRKLHDFPEKEAKIWNRNTSAFEKEIALNGLNKSDIIHYLSAERYFDLLKLPYPTTIDGVISKFIQERFIIQDRGGFAITKLGALLLAKDLNSFESVSRKSVRVIIYKGKNKVETVREQIGIKGYALGFEGLVDWINGQLPANEQIGKALREDSRMYPEIVIRELVANALIHQDLNEKGFPMIEIFSDRIEFSNPGTPEISPERFIDSYYSRNELLADIMRRMGFCEEKGSGLDKVYYYNELYQLPPLDFNVDEKRTKVVIFSYKELNKLDKKEKIRACYQHACLRHVSNDKLTNESLRERFGIEERNSAIASRIIKDCFVEGLIKEDDPDSNSRKFKKYVPFWA; encoded by the coding sequence CTGAGTGGCTGGAATTCAAAGAAAACTTTCATTCTAGAGGAAATTGGTGAGAGGATTTCTGCAATTTCTAACGCATCCTCCATTCATGGTAAACAATATGGATATTTGGTTTATGGTGTTAAAGATAAAAGTCATGAGGTAGTGGGCACATCTTTCAATCCTTTAGAAGAACTGGTCGGAAAAGAAGAATTGGAGCATTGGATTGTCCAGAGATTATCTCCTCGTATTGATTTTAGAATATTCGTTTTTGAGTATGAAGGTAAAAATCTAGTAGTTTTTTGCATTCCCGCAACTCAGCATCAACCTGTCAGATTTATGCATAATTCCTATATCAGAATTGGTTCTTATACTAGGAAATTACATGACTTCCCAGAAAAGGAAGCAAAAATATGGAATAGAAATACTTCAGCTTTTGAAAAGGAAATTGCATTGAACGGATTAAATAAGTCTGATATCATTCATTACTTAAGTGCTGAGAGATATTTTGATCTATTAAAGCTTCCTTATCCAACAACAATCGACGGTGTGATCTCTAAATTTATTCAAGAGAGATTTATTATTCAAGACAGGGGCGGTTTTGCGATCACAAAATTAGGAGCATTGTTGTTAGCTAAAGATCTTAATAGTTTTGAGTCAGTTTCTCGTAAATCCGTACGTGTAATAATTTATAAAGGGAAAAATAAAGTAGAAACTGTTAGAGAGCAGATTGGTATAAAGGGGTATGCTTTAGGGTTTGAAGGTTTAGTAGATTGGATAAATGGTCAATTGCCGGCTAATGAGCAAATCGGAAAAGCTCTTCGAGAAGACTCTAGGATGTACCCAGAGATTGTTATAAGAGAATTGGTTGCCAATGCACTGATCCATCAAGATTTAAATGAGAAAGGATTCCCAATGATTGAAATTTTCAGTGATAGGATTGAATTTTCTAATCCAGGTACCCCTGAAATATCACCTGAACGTTTTATTGATTCTTATTACTCCAGAAATGAACTATTAGCAGACATCATGAGAAGAATGGGGTTTTGCGAAGAAAAAGGAAGTGGATTAGATAAAGTATACTATTACAATGAATTATATCAATTGCCACCTTTAGATTTTAACGTTGATGAAAAACGGACAAAAGTTGTTATATTTTCTTATAAAGAATTAAATAAATTGGATAAAAAAGAGAAGATTAGGGCTTGCTATCAACATGCGTGTTTACGGCATGTTTCTAATGACAAACTAACAAACGAATCTCTAAGGGAAAGATTCGGTATTGAAGAGAGAAATTCGGCTATAGCTTCAAGAATTATAAAGGATTGTTTTGTGGAAGGATTGATTAAAGAAGATGACCCGGATAGTAACTCTCGTAAATTTAAAAAATATGTCCCTTTTTGGGCTTAA
- a CDS encoding heavy metal-binding domain-containing protein — protein sequence MPSRGEKSCVYFDLISATAVIGANAFSEIGASFVDFFGGRSRNYENKNSSYLRA from the coding sequence ATACCATCGAGGGGAGAGAAGTCCTGCGTTTATTTTGATCTTATTTCAGCAACAGCTGTTATTGGAGCCAATGCATTTAGTGAAATAGGAGCGAGCTTCGTAGACTTTTTCGGTGGGCGCTCCCGCAATTATGAAAACAAAAACAGTAGCTATCTAAGAGCGTAG